A window of the Canis lupus baileyi chromosome 1, mCanLup2.hap1, whole genome shotgun sequence genome harbors these coding sequences:
- the LOC140637765 gene encoding spermatogenesis-associated protein 31A6-like, whose product MENFFSLRSTGTTWLSSSPTSWVIDTIIAFLCGLGLFLLLLPCFQSNQPLPPARKYINTRKHQVELRKRNRSKKKSGALKACRNCLKELEGARSLISLLQGCLERLPDKGGFHQLLCQDPPGEVYKAAPTGAHLPCGETVDDAAPAMSLLATPVPLTQCPLFLGPTTSSVSVHSHSSLSASWPLEPFLPLDSLLPQPLALSPPPPCPFNSEACPPPLTASSAPQPPDSILTLSQCDSMELPLDTITQRSSHTPWSASPDPVTLGLGHSSCPISALSWWQTAAKALCLSTSTDYESQQEHLFHHSLEASFWGNPTDRQVGDANPSLFSSDDQKFLEIEVTKGVKINIWKEKEKDGSYPQQMSPDYHLNSLGSMLKSLGAEPSTTSPQHFWNTKSKPQQLPDPQQLSYPKVLGHPLQHKYNQLFWGLPSLHSESLVATAWISESSSALQSPFLFNGISNTCPVQMQAKSLLSQSKPLSQLEFQSQPLSTTPQFQPPPLAQILTQEHLQSSLPILSPSSSPQIMACKISSPTAQDKSQFLIPTEIQHPEWPLLQEQLESGWALSSVIKGSQEVFSVFTSNLPEDSLVVSILPENFPISPELRKQLEQHLQKWLIQHRWELPRKIQESLELRQLQGELPGTCQAKGKHRPSQPSAFIGKSSKDTQKVGFQMSQGMGKGLGYILGKVPKEFSRNAESSLMRFQGVGSEESESDVGLSKSDSESDLLRSLDKNLENILKGHLGRKLGHVSEGLIPESAHQSWLAVNRASPMSNTKMETRNPGILKGWRPYVNTTHRVSFLDPDIREGLEAHIKRFWVRHRWGLLLKILKPVNLLKLKKVQPLPVLQFSFTPSATCVSGSPSIVKFAEFLGKPPKACLGKNAITEESAATLKRPFLASSPMYGEIRTGLGGIPSGDNQGPSKASLIGQEDRQPSQSLTLKLRGRTWQSGSAECTEKSSLELSPSSAMARNEPREESGDWTSQVPCHRVAMLDMNLGSQYYRDEKAREIVEAKESPGLQPQSGESSLNAEVSEFKSRVKIKSENQPQDCPTHMLFDADNLASQVPHYHLQRVPTEDKMLYGFMVDQRNCLKQQEPMISKLRDSWKSHRKMTDPTYKREDCRRLNSGKNEEQFEALGTSQAECLSHSAPIRRIVDSVRSRCIQLLPEKKQGPSESLFRKRVRRFFQWIFPNKKVKGQNVLQKCRPITASAQSQGPVKSRSIMASETPEAQALMTAVGQILEEKMAIHHGLHATKLNEHKQELQAPVCGCFCYHRLPCYPEQGRIMNFTAHGHQASSKGQRSSIRERQVKHRQTLKSVRFKDEQLGSNFSSLPSKKTLSPVSPCQYGPRMPSVPGHHHHCPRHCLIQGQILSSQL is encoded by the exons ATGGAGAATTTCTTTTCTCTGAGAAGCACTGGTACCACCTGGCTGAGCTCCAGTCCCACCTCCTGGGTGATTGATACCATCATTGCTTTCCTGTGTGGACTTGGGCTGTTTCTTCTGTTGCTCCCCTGCTTTCAGAGTAATCAGCCCTTACCACCAGCTAGGAAATATATAAACACCAGGAAG CATCAAGTGGAGCTGAGGAAGAGGAACAGGAGTAAGAAGAAAAGTGGAGCTTTGAAAG CTTGCAGAAATTGCCTGAAAGAACTGGAGGGAGCTCGCAGCCTGATTTCACTTCTGCAAGG CTGCCTGGAGAGGCTCCCTGACAAGGGTGGCTTTCATCAGCTCTTATGTCAAGATCCCCCTGGTGAGGTATACAAAGCAGCGCCTACTGGAGCCCACCTGCCATGTGGGGAGACTGTGGATGATGCCGCTCCTGCTATGTCCTTGTTGGCTACCCCAGTTCCTCTGACCCAGTGCCCTCTATTTCTTGGCCCAACGACCTCTTCAGTTTCTGTTCATTCCCACTCATCTCTGAGTGCTTCTTGGCCACTGGAGCCTTTTCTTCCCCTGGACAGCCTTTTACCACAGCCACTcgctctttcccctccccctccatgtCCATTTAATTCAGAGGCCTGCCCTCCACCCCTGACAGCCTCTTCTGCCCCACAACCTCCAGACTCCATTCTGACTCTTTCTCAGTGTGACTCAATGGAACTCCCACTGGACACCATTACACAGAGATCATCTCACACCCCATGGTCAGCTTCTCCTGACCCAGTCACCTTAGGCCTTGGCCACTCAAGCTGTCCCATTTCAGCCTTGTCCTGGTGGCAAACTGCTGCCAAAGCCTTGTGTCTCTCAACTTCAACAGATTATGAGTCTCAGCAAGAACACCTTTTCCACCACTCATTAGAGGCCTCATTCTGGGGAAATCCTACTGACAGACAAGTAGGAGATGCTAATCCCTCTTTGTTCAGCTCTGATGACCAGAAGTTCCTGGAGATAGAAGTCACAAAGGGAGTCAAGATCaacatttggaaagaaaaagaaaaagatggatcATATCCACAACAAATGAGCCCAGACTACCACCTGAATTCTTTGGGGAGTATGTTGAAATCATTGGGTGCTGAGCCGAGCACCACAAGCCCCCAACACTTCTGGAACACAAAAAGCAAACCACAGCAGTTGCCTGATCCTCAGCAGCTCTCATATCCTAAGGTCTTGGGGCACCCTTTACAACATAAATATAATCAGCTCTTTTGGGGTCTTCCCTCTCTACACAGTGAATCTCTGGTTGCTACTGCCTGGATCTCTGAGAGCTCTTCAGCACTACAGTCTCCTTTCTTATTCAATGGAATCTCAAATACCTGCCCAGTTCAAATGCAGGCTAAATCACTGCTTTCCCAATCCAAGCCCCTGTCCCAATTGGAGTTCCAGTCTCAACCCTTGTCAACCACACCTCAATTCCAACCCCCACCTCTGGCTCAGATTCTGACCCAGGAGCATCTCCAATCTTCTCTTCCAATCTTATCACCTTCTTCTTCACCTCAAATTATGGCCTGCAAAATATCTAGCCCTACAGCCCAGGATAAGTCACAATTTCTCATCCCAACTGAGATTCAACATCCAGAATGGCCATTGCTGCAGGAGCAATTAGAAAGTGGGTGGGCTTTATCCTCTGTAATCAAAGGATCTCAAGAAGTCTTTAGTGTCTTCACTTCCAACCTTCCTGAAGACAGCCTGGTTGTCTCTATTCTTCCTGAGAATTTTCCAATCAGTCCTGAGCTCCGTAAACAACTGGAGCAACACCTACAAAAGTGGCTCATTCAACACCGTTGGGAGCTTCCCCGTAAGATCCAAGAGTCTCTGGAACTAAGACAACTTCAGGGTGAATTACCAGGGACATGTCAGGCAAAGGGCAAGCATCGACCCTCACAGCCCTCTGCATTTATAGGTAAAAGCAGCAAGGATACACAGAAAGTAGGATTCCAAATGAGCCAGGGAATGGGCAAGGGCCTGGGATATATTTTGGGGAAGGTCCCAAAAGAATTCTCCAGGAATGCAGAAAGCTCCCTAATGAGGTTTCAGGGAGTAGGCTCTGAAGAATCAGAAAGTGACGTGGGGCTGTCAAAGAGTGACTCAGAAAGTGACTTACTAAGGAGCTTAGATAAGAATCTAGAAAACATCTTGAAAGGTCATTTGGGCAGGAAATTGGGGCATGTCAGTGAGGGTTTAATCCCTGAGAGTGCACACCAATCCTGGCTTGCTGTCAACCGTGCTTCTCCAATGTCCAACACTAAAATGGAAACCAGAAATCCAGGAATCTTGAAGGGTTGGAGACCATATGTGAACACAACTCACAGGGTTTCCTTCCTTGATCCAGACATTCGAGAAGGGCTGGAAGCACATATCAAAAGATtttgggtgaggcacaggtggggtcTACTCCTTAAGATCCTCAAACCTGTTAATCTCTTAAAGTTGAAAAAGGTTCAACCTTTGCCCGTTCTGCAGTTTTCCTTTACCCCCTCAGCCACCTGTGTGTCTGGGTCCCCCTCAATAGTCAAGTTTGCCGAATTTCTGGGAAAACCTCCTAAGGCATGTCTGGGAAAGAATGCAATAACAGAAGAGTCAGCTGCTACCCTGAAAAGgcctttccttgcctcttcacCTATGTATGGAGAAATCCGGACAGGGCTGGGAGGGATCCCATCTGGTGACAACCAGGGGCCCTCAAAAGCCTCTCTGATTGGGCAGGAAGACAGGCAACCTTCTCAGTCACTCACACTCAAGTTAAGGGGCAGAACTTGGCAGAGTGGTTCTGCAGAATGCACTGAGAAGAGCAGCCTAGAGCTGAGTCCCAGTTCAGCAATGGCCAGGAATGAGCCAAGAGAGGAAAGTGGGGATTGGACCTCACAAGTCCCCTGCCATAGGGTAGCAATGCTGGATATGAACTTAGGATCCCAATATTATAGGGATGAAAAGGCCAGGGAGATAGTGGAGGCCAAGGAATCTCCTGGTCTCCAACCACAGTCTGGAGAGTCAAGCCTAAATGCAGAGGTTAGTGAATTTAAGTCCAGAGTGAAGATAAAGTCAGAGAACCAGCCTCAAGACTGTCCTACACACATGCTCTTTGATGCAGACAACTTGGCTTCTCAGGTGCCACACTATCATCTCCAGAGAGTGCCTACTGAAGACAAGATGTTATATGGCTTCATGGTGGACCAAAGGAACTGCCTAAAGCAGCAAGAACCCATGATCTCTAAACTTCGGGACTCATGGAAGAGCCATAGAAAGATGACTGACCCTACTTATAAAAGAGAGGACTGTAGGAGACTCAActcaggaaagaatgaagaacagTTTGAGGCATTGGGGACCTCTCAAGCTGAGTGCCTGAGTCACTCTGCCCCAATTAGGAGAATAGTAGACTCTGTTAGGAGCAGATGTATCCAGCTCCTGCCAGAGAAGAAACAGGGTCCTTCCGAAAGCCTCTTCAGAAAAAGAGTAAGGCGCTTTTTTCAGTGGATTTTCCCCAATAAAAAAGTCAAAGGTCAGAATGTTTTGCAAAAATGTAGGCCAATAACAGCCTCTGCCCAGAGCCAAGGACCAGTCAAAAGCAGGTCAATTATGGCCAGTGAGACTCCCGAGGCTCAGGCACTCATGACAGCTGTTGGACAGATTCTAGAAGAGAAAATGGCAATTCACCATGGACTTCATGCCACAAAGTTAAATGAGCACAAACAGGAACTCCAAGCACCAGTATGTGGGTGTTTCTGCTACCACAGGCTTCCCTGCTACCCAGAACAAGGGAGAATAATGAATTTTACAGCCCATGGTCACCAAGCCTCCTCCAAGGGCCAGAGAAGCTCTATCAGGGAAAGGCAGGTCAAACATCGACAGACCTTAAAAAGTGTAAGATTCAAGGATGAGCAGCTGGGGAGCAACTTCTCATCCTTGCCTTCCAAGAAGACTCTGTCTCCAGTCAGTCCCTGCCAGTATGGGCCAAGGATGCCAAGTGTCCCAGGCCACCATCATCACTGCCCACGGCATTGTCTTATTCAGGGACAGATCTTGTCTAGTCAATTATAA